A stretch of the Nitratifractor salsuginis DSM 16511 genome encodes the following:
- a CDS encoding ABC transporter permease — translation MKPKPPYLSLGILAALVLLSLVGPLLYGQDPYTFHKGLILHPPSPEHLMGTDRLGRDLLARIMQGGRVSLLIGVGSAVIASLIGLIMGVSAGYFRGWWDKGFVVIVDLFLTFPTFFLLLTLVSYIPASSLILIIVISITGWMGTARLIRSESYRIASQPFIKVLRLARVPTRVVIFKYFLPLLAPIFFVSFTFGVSGAILAESGLSYLGLGITPPEMSWGSILSDGKAMMEIAWWVSFFPGLMIFLVTFSLIQISDWLQERANRREMAQS, via the coding sequence ATGAAGCCTAAGCCCCCCTACCTGAGCCTGGGTATCCTGGCGGCGCTGGTGCTACTGAGCCTCGTCGGGCCGCTGCTCTACGGCCAGGACCCCTACACCTTCCACAAAGGGCTGATCCTCCACCCCCCGAGCCCGGAGCACCTGATGGGCACCGACCGCCTGGGCCGGGATCTGCTGGCCCGCATTATGCAGGGCGGCCGCGTCTCTTTGCTCATCGGCGTGGGCTCCGCCGTCATCGCTTCCCTCATCGGGCTCATAATGGGGGTCAGCGCGGGCTATTTCCGGGGCTGGTGGGACAAGGGCTTCGTCGTCATCGTCGATCTCTTTTTGACCTTCCCCACCTTTTTCCTGCTCCTGACCCTTGTCAGCTACATCCCCGCCTCTTCGCTGATCCTCATCATAGTTATCTCCATCACCGGCTGGATGGGCACCGCCCGGCTGATCCGCAGCGAGAGCTACCGCATCGCTTCCCAACCCTTCATCAAAGTCCTCCGCCTCGCCCGGGTCCCCACCCGCGTCGTCATCTTCAAATACTTCCTGCCTCTGCTGGCTCCGATCTTCTTCGTCAGCTTCACCTTCGGCGTCAGCGGCGCCATCCTGGCCGAAAGCGGGCTGAGCTACCTGGGCCTGGGCATCACCCCGCCCGAGATGAGCTGGGGAAGCATCCTCAGCGACGGCAAGGCGATGATGGAAATCGCCTGGTGGGTCAGCTTCTTCCCGGGACTGATGATCTTTCTGGTGACCTTCAGCCTCATCCAGATCTCCGACTGGCTCCAGGAGCGGGCCAATCGGCGGGAGATGGCGCAGAGTTAG
- the rsmD gene encoding 16S rRNA (guanine(966)-N(2))-methyltransferase RsmD, translated as MPAPRRRKSRMKTYSAPIIAGEFKGKPVEIPSVATTRSSKSILRESLFNTLQFDLVGKPFVEVFAGSGSVALEAVSRGASRAWCIEKNRDVYEILRSNVERIAPGRIETIWGDSFEEFERIYRQLEATGEKAYFYFDPPFSIREGMEDIYDKTIALLERIRPESCERAIVEHMTTVDLPERIGDLQLSKKRRFGKSTLSYYTPAEPDEA; from the coding sequence ATGCCTGCACCCAGACGACGCAAAAGCCGAATGAAAACCTACAGCGCTCCCATCATTGCCGGGGAGTTCAAGGGCAAGCCGGTCGAGATCCCCTCCGTGGCCACCACCCGCAGTTCCAAATCGATCCTGCGTGAATCCCTCTTTAATACCCTACAGTTCGATCTGGTGGGCAAGCCCTTCGTCGAAGTCTTCGCCGGCAGCGGTTCCGTAGCTCTGGAGGCGGTCAGCCGTGGGGCTTCCCGGGCCTGGTGCATCGAGAAAAACCGGGATGTCTACGAAATCCTGCGCTCTAACGTCGAGCGCATCGCTCCCGGACGCATCGAGACGATCTGGGGCGACAGCTTCGAGGAGTTCGAGCGGATCTATCGGCAACTCGAAGCGACGGGAGAGAAGGCCTACTTCTACTTCGACCCCCCCTTCAGCATCCGGGAGGGGATGGAGGATATCTACGACAAGACCATCGCCCTGCTGGAGCGGATCCGTCCCGAATCCTGCGAACGGGCCATCGTGGAGCATATGACCACCGTGGACCTCCCCGAGCGCATCGGGGATCTCCAGCTAAGCAAAAAGCGCCGCTTCGGCAAAAGCACCCTGAGCTACTACACCCCGGCGGAGCCCGATGAAGCCTAA